Proteins from one Physeter macrocephalus isolate SW-GA chromosome 16, ASM283717v5, whole genome shotgun sequence genomic window:
- the LOC102986284 gene encoding ribose-phosphate pyrophosphokinase 2-like, with protein sequence MPNIMLFSGSSHQDLSQCMADRLGLELGKVVTRKFSNQETSVEIGESVRGDVYIIQSGCGEIHDNLMELLIMINACKIASSSRVTAVIPCFPYTHQDKKDKSHALISAKLVANMLSVAGADHIITMDLHASQIQGFFDIPVDNLYAEPVVLRWIQENITEWRNCIIVSPDARGAKRVTSIADRLNVEFALIHKKRKKANEVDQMVLVGDVKDRVAILVDDMANTCGTICHAADKLLLAGATKVYAILTHRIFSGPAISRINNATFEAVVVTNTIPQEDKMKHCSKIQFTDISMILAEVIRRTYNSESVSYLFSHIPL encoded by the coding sequence ATGCCCAACATCATGCTCTTCAGTGGCAGCTCACACCAGGACCTGTCCCAGTGCATGGCCGACCGGCTGGGCCTGGAGCTGGGCAAGGTGGTCACCAGGAAGTTCAGCAACCAGGAGACCAGCGTCGAGATTGGTGAAAGTGTGAGGGGAGATGTGTACATCATCCAGAGTGGCTGCGGAGAAATCCACGACAACCTGATGGAACTCCTCATCATGATCAATGCCTGCAAGATCGCGTCATCCTCCAGGGTGACCGCTGTGATCCCGTGCTTCCCCTACACCCACCAAGACAAAAAGGACAAGAGTCATGCTCTGATTTCGGCAAAACTCGTGGCCAATATGCTCTCGGTCGCTGGGGCGGATCACATCATCACCATGGACCTGCATGCCTCTCAAATCCAGGGGTTCTTTGATATTCCCGTGGATAACTTGTACGCGGAGCCCGTGGTCCTGCGATGGATTCAGGAGAACATCACCGAGTGGAGAAACTGCATCATTGTTTCACCTGACGCCAGGGGCGCCAAAAGGGTCACGTCAATCGCAGACAGGTTGAATGTGGAATTTGCTTTGATtcacaagaagaggaagaaggcaaaTGAAGTGGACCAGATGGTGCTGGTGGGCGACGTGAAGGACCGCGTGGCCATCCTTGTGGATGACATGGCCAACACATGTGGCACCATCTGCCATGCTGCGGACAAGCTACTCTTGGCTGGAGCCACCAAAGTTTATGCTATCCTTACCCATAGGATCTTCTCTGGTCCAGCTATTTCCAGAATAAATAATGCCACCTTTGAGGCTGTTGTTGTGACAAACACTATTCCCCAAGAGGACAAAATGAAACACTGCTCCAAGATTCAGTTTACTGACATTTCAATGATCTTGGCCGAGGTGATTCGAAGGACCTACAACAGTGAATCTGTGTCTTACCTGTTCAGCCACATCCCACTGTAA